The following proteins are co-located in the Engraulis encrasicolus isolate BLACKSEA-1 chromosome 2, IST_EnEncr_1.0, whole genome shotgun sequence genome:
- the LOC134462117 gene encoding phosphoinositide-interacting protein-like, translating to MLLTVADGKKTGEMETATTCPSFLKISSTLSPPKRRLWTVFRKPILTLAVGGLVFGAGTAASLLYFTQLGCVPYLVGPVLLSVGLMFLVTGLVWMPLIKQRLEHKALAQMNYSKLFSSEASVATTTTAGYMQPCASISQDVDWLA from the coding sequence ATGCTCCTTACCGTGGCTGACGGCAAGAAGACTGGAGAGATGGAGACCGCCACCACCTGCCCCTCTTTTTTGAAGATCAGCAGCACCCTGTCTCCTCCGAAGCGCAGACTCTGGACTGTCTTCCGTAAGCCCATCCTGACCCTGGCGGTGGGTGGGCTGGTGTTTGGTGCGGGCACCGCCGCCTCCCTGCTGTACTTCACCCAGCTGGGCTGCGTGCCGTACCTGGTGGGGCCCGTACTGCTCTCCGTGGGGCTGATGTTCCTGGTGACGGGGCTGGTGTGGATGCCCCTCATCAAGCAGAGGCTGGAGCACAAAGCCCTGGCTCAGATGAACTACAGCAAGCTGTTCAGCTCGGAGGCATCTGTGGCAACGACGACGACGGCCGGATACATGCAACCCTGTGCCAGCATCTCACAAGATGTAGACTGGCTGGCCTAA